The following coding sequences are from one Anguilla anguilla isolate fAngAng1 chromosome 12, fAngAng1.pri, whole genome shotgun sequence window:
- the sae1 gene encoding SUMO-activating enzyme subunit 1, with protein sequence MIDMVEREDTIISEEEAAQYDRQIRLWGLDAQKRLRGSRVLLIGLKGLGAEVAKNLILAGVKGLTLLDHEKVTEESCRAQFLIPVGSEGRNRAQASLERAQYLNPMVEVKADTEDAESKPDEFFLQFDAVCLTGCPRDLMVRVDQVCSQRNVKVFCGDVFGYHGYMFSNLGPEHHYVEEKPKAAKPSQESNDGPEAKKPKVDPNETTMVKKTASFCPLKEALEVDWTSEKAKASLKRTPPDYFLLQVLLKFRTDKGRDPHPSSFAEDAPLLRQIRDDVLEAQGLSSDLLSDDFVTYCFSEMAPVCAVVGGVLGQEIVKALSQRDAPHRNFFFFDGLKGSGVVDFFGSK encoded by the exons ATGATAGATATGGTTGAAAGGGAAGATACTATTATTAGCGAGGAAGAGGCTGCACAGTACGATCGGCAGATTCGGCTATGGGGTCTGGATGCACAAAAGAG GTTGCGAGGGTCCCGTGTGCTGCTTATTGGTCTCAAGGGATTGGGAGCAGAGGTTGCCAAAAACCTCATCTTGGCAGGAGTGAAGGGGTTAACCCTTCTTGACCATGAGAAG gTGACTGAAGAGTCCTGCCGAGCCCAGTTCCTCATCCCAGTGGGTTCTGAGGGACGGAACCGGGCCCAGGCCTCGCTGGAACGGGCACAGTACCTCAACCCCATGGTAGAGGTGAAGGCTGACACAGAGGATGCAGAGTCCAAGCCAGACGAGTTCTTCCTGCAGTTCGACGCG GTCTGTCTGACTGGCTGTCCCCGGGATCTCATGGTGCGAGTGGACCAGGTCTGCTCTCAGAGGAACGTCAAGGTCTTCTGCGGGGATGTCTTCGGTTACCATGGCTACATGTTTTCCAACCTGGGCCCGGAGCATCATTACGTGGA AGAGAAGCCAAAAGCAGCAAAACCTTCACAGGAGTCCAATGATGGACCCGAGGCCAAGAAACCCAAAGTTGACCCAAATGAGACCACCATGGTCAAAAAG ACGGCCAGTTTCTGCCCCTTGAAAGAGGCGCTGGAAGTTGATTGGACGAGCGAGAAGGCCAAGGCCAGCTTAAAGCGCACCCCGCCTGACTACTTCCTGTTGCAAG TCCTGCTCAAGTTCCGCACGGACAAGGGTCGcgacccccaccccagcagctTCGCCGAGGACGCCCCTCTCCTCCGCCAGATCCGCGACGACGTCCTGGAGGCTCAGGGCCTGAGCAGCGACCTGCTCTCGGACGACTTTGTCAC GTACTGCTTCTCTGAGATGGCCCCGGTGTGTGCGGTGGTGGGCGGCGTTCTGGGACAGGAGATCGTCAAG